The Mustela lutreola isolate mMusLut2 chromosome 3, mMusLut2.pri, whole genome shotgun sequence genome includes a region encoding these proteins:
- the LOC131826480 gene encoding LOW QUALITY PROTEIN: coronin-1C-like (The sequence of the model RefSeq protein was modified relative to this genomic sequence to represent the inferred CDS: inserted 1 base in 1 codon; deleted 2 bases in 1 codon), which produces MRRVVRQSKFRPVFGQAVKNNLCYDDIQVSRVTWDSSFCAVNPRFVTIIIEASGGGAFLVLPLHKTGRIDKSYPTLCGHTGLVLDIDWCPHNDQVIASDSEDCTVMVWQIPENGLILSLTGPVVILEGHWKRVGIVAWHPTAHNVLLSADCDNAIIIWNVGTGEVLINLDDMHSDMIYNMSWDRNGGLICTASKDKKVRVIDPRRQEIVAEKEKAHEGARPMRAIFLADGNVFTTGFSRMSERQLALWNPKNMQEPIALQEMDTSNGVLLPFYDPDTSIIYLCGTGDDSIRYFEITDESPYVHYLNTFSSKEPHRGMGYMPKRGLGVNKCEIARFFKXHEWKCEPIIMTIPRKSDLFQDDLYPDTAGPEAALEAEEWFEGRNADPVLISLKHGYIPGKTRDLKVVKKNILDSKPTANKKCDLISVPKKTPDMASVQNEAKLDEILKEIKSIKDTICNQDEHISKLGQQMVKIAA; this is translated from the exons ATGAGGCGAGTGGTAAGACAGAGCAAGTTTCGGCCTGTATTTGGACAAGCGGTAAAAAACAACCTGTGTTATGATGACATCCAGGTTTCTCGAGTGACCTGGGATAGTTCCTTTTGCGCTGTCAATCCCAGATTTGTTACCATTATCATAGAAGCGAGTGGGGGAGGAGCGTTCCTTGTGCTCCCTTTGCACAAGACTGGTCGAATCGACAAATCCTACCCTACATTATGTGGCCACACAGGACTGGTGCTCGACATAGACTGGTGCCCACATAACGATCAGGTCATTGCCAGTGACTCAGAAGACTGCACGGTGATGGTGTGGCAGATCCCAGAAAATGGACTTATCCTTTCCCTGACCGGACCTGTGGTGATTTTAGAAGGCCACTGGAAGAGAGTTGGCATCGTGGCCTGGCATCCGACTGCCCACAATGTCCTTCTTAGTGCAGACTGTGATAATGCCATCATCATCTGGAATGTGGGGACAGGGGAAGTCCTTATAAACTTGGATGATATGCATTCAGATATGATTTACAACATGAGCTGGGACCGGAATGGCGGTCTGATCTGCACAGCTTCCAAAGACAAGAAAGTGAGAGTAATCGATCCTAGGAGACAAGAGATCGTtgctgagaaggagaaagcacaTGAAGGAGCAAGACCCATGAGAGCCATCTTTCTGGCAGACGGGAATGTCTTCACCACTGGTTTCAGCCGCATGAGTGAGCGGCAGCTGGCTCTCTGGAACCCGAAAAATATGCAGGAACCAATTGCTCTTCAAGAAATGGACACTAGCAATGGGGTATTGCTGCCCTTCTATGACCCCGACACCAGTATCATTTACTTATGTGGAACGGGTGACGACAGTATCCGCTATTTTGAGATCACAGATGAATCCCCGTATGTCCACTACCTCAACACATTCAGCAGCAAGGAGCCTCACAGAGGGATGGGCTACATGCCCAAGAGGGGACTCGGTGTTAACAAATGTGAGATTGCCAGATTCTTCA CTCATGAGTGGAAGTGTGAGCCTATTATCATGACTATTCCCAGGAAGTCTGACCTTTTCCAAGATGACCTGTATCCTGACACAGCAGGGCCTGAAGCAGCACTGGAGGCAGAGGAGTGGTTTGAGGGGAGAAATGCAGATCCAGTCCTCATCTCCTTAAAGCATGGATACATTCCTGGCAAAACCCGGGATCTCAAGGTGGTCAAGAAGAACATTCTGGATAGCAAGCCCACTGCAAATAAGAAGTGCGACCTGATCAGTGTCCCCAAGAAAACCCCAGACATGGCTAGTGTGCAAAACGAAGCCAAGCTGGATGAGATTTTAAAAGAGATCAAATCTATAAAAGACACA ATCTGCAATCAAGATGAGCACATTTCCAAGTTAGGACAGCAGATGGTGAAGATCGCAGCCTGA